The DNA segment TTCATATtccacagctgttgactgtggttccCTCACTGTTCCTATTAACGGGCAAGTTagtacatcctctggaaccaccttcatgaacacagccacctacacctgtaacactggctacactctcaatggagtaTTAACTAGAACCTGTCAAGCTAATGGAAACTGGGACCTAACCGTACCTACCTGTGATCGTGAGTGTTTCGTGTACATACAGCTGTGTATGTAAATCTAACTTTTCTTacacagctgttgactgtggccCCCTCTCTGCCCCCTTCAATGGAGCAGtgaacacatcctctggaactaccttcatgatgactgctacctacacctgtaacacatACAATGGATCCAcaaccaggacttgtggggcTACTGGAATCTGGAGTGGCAGTGAACCAACATGTGCCAGTAAGTAAAATTATCCGTGTTCATTATTAGTGCAAGTCGTCTTGTAAATGGTTATAATGTATAGCTACCGTATACTGTATATGATTGTACGAAATAATTAAATCCAAGTTGTGCTTAATTTAGACGTTTGCAGTATTATGTACATGGACTAATGATTTGTTGAAATCTTATTTCAGTTGATAATGATATGATTTTTATTGGTCCAGTCTACCTGACTCTGGGATCAACCTTATATAATACCAATAACACTGAGATACTCATCACTGACATTGGAGAGGATGCTGCTGGTGGTCTCCCATATctcacctgtcacactgacctcACCACCTGCTGTAGAAATACTGACAACGGTGGTAATGGAGGACTAGGACAGTGGACGTTTCCTGATGGGAGTGTGATACTGCATAATGGTGGCTCAATGAGTGCTGGAGATCAGTTCTACATTCTAAGGGGGGCACCTCAGGTCGTCAGACTGGCTCGTAGACAGGGCAACAACCCCCTCACTCCAATCGGgtcctactgttgtactgtaccaactacTGGAGGAGACATGACCCTCTGTGCTAACCTGGGTGAGTGTAGAGATTGTTTGGGTGGGTAAAGGACAACGTGCACTGTTGTATTGGTGCCTACTATAGTTACCCAGTTTGACCTACAGTTTACAGTTCCCAAGTGCTTGCAataatttacatgtatagagtCAATCAATTCACGCCAATATTAATATCAGAATTAAGTACTATTAGGCAGTCGCATATTGATTGGTTTGATCGAATATAGATAcaatcaagagtagataagagtatctactcttgatatgtagatctatatagtttCAGTGAAAGCCCTTATGCAGCTCTAATTCCGGCAAGGAAGGTTTCTATAGGATTTCCTTCCATGCAGCAATTAAGTTGTTATCTATAGCCCTTCCTTGCAGCCATTATCTGTGAGGGGACCACTTCTGTTTTGCAACTTTACTGTAGATGCAATTTCCATTGATTGATACGGGTGTGAATATATATATTGACTGCTGACTCTACATCTGTATACAGCCCAGAATAAATTGTGCACACCTAGTCTGTTGCATGATTTGTGTTCTCCAGTTCTGTGCTCCACCCTCCCACTGATGAATGGAGTGATCTCCTACTCTGACCCAACACTGGGTGAGAACACTGTGGCCACTCACACCTGTGAGGCTGGGTCTGCCCTCACCACTGACGTCAGTACCAGGACCTGTGGAGTGACTAGTAATAGtctgggtggtgtgggtgactGGTCCGGGTCACCTCTGGTGTGTGCAGGTATGGGACCTCCTCACACATACAGTACCAACCATTCTCATTATCTCACAGGGGGTGCCTGTCCAGACCCCACTGATCTACAAAATGGAGTGATCAGCTACAGCACTGTATCAGCTAATGGCTACAGACGAGTTACTACTGTGGCTACCTACTTTAGAATTTGTACTGGTGTTGGCTTGGAAACTGGCGGTACCTCAGTGAGGACGTGTAGTGGTGGTGTTTGGATTGGCAGTGAACAACCTTGTATAGGTGAGAGTGTTGAATTGgctttattattattgtggcaATCTGACATTAATCTCTTGTGTTTGTGTTATTTATTCTAGCTTCCAATACCACCTGCTCTCACCACTTGACTGCTccaaccaatggaatgattgGCTATAATACGGAAACCATGGACCCTAGACCAGTGAACACCGTGGCTACCTACACTTGTATCACTGGATACACTGTGACTGGCAGCaacaccaggacttgtgggagtgatggaatgtggagtgggtctAAACTCACTTGTACAAGTACGTTATCATCACTTGTTCATTACATACACTATTGCTGTGGCCTTTGTCTCTCCTCCAGTTGTCACCTGTCCAACCCTCACTAACCGTAATGGAGCAGTCAACGTACCTAGTAACAACTTTGGAAGCACTGcaacctacacctgtaacactggctacactatCAATGGAGACACCACTAGGATGTGTCAAGCTGATGGAACCTGGAGTGGCAGTGAACCAACTTGTCAGCGTGAGTCCATTCAGTGTGGATATAATGAAAGCAACATTATTACTATTATTTTGTTGCAGTGATCTGTCCAAACCTCCCTGTACCAACCAATGGAGCAGTGATATACAGTGACACCACCATCCCCAGAGCTGTGGACTCCAtggctacctacacctgtaccACTGGCTACCAGGTGACTGGATTGATGATGAGGGTGTGTACTGTCAGTGGATGGAGCACTGGAGATGACCCTGTCTGTACTGGTGAGGGGGATGTGTGTATTTGTGCTGACAGTGTGTTAATTGtaagaccccccacagccatCTGTCCTGGCCTCACCCTCACCAATGGAGTGATTGGTTACACTCCAGCTACTTCCCCTATACTAGAGGGAACCACGGCTACACACAGCTGTACTACCACTGGGTACCAACTGTCCTCATCCACTAGTACCACTAAGACCTGTCAGTCTGACAGAATGTGGAGTGGAGAACTCCTCACTTGTAACCGTATGTGATTAAAATTGATGTtcccaataatattatgatgaTTTCCCTCCCATTCAGCTGTCCCCTGTGGCAACCCTCCTACTGTTATCAATAGTGGCAGGACTTTCACTGGTACCACATTCGGAGCAATGGCTACCTACTCCTGCAACACTGGGTATCAAAGGTCAGGATCAGCCACGATAACTTGTCAGGCTAATGGGAGCTGGAGTGCAGCACCAGTGTGTACAGGTAATTTAAGtcttacatacatgcagtcatataCCTATTAGGTACAGATAGACTGATAATTAGTTCAACTTGTACAGGTTTGGTATTTCTCAATAGGCTGTATGTAAAATGTAAATGCTCCTAACAGTGGTTGATTGTGGCTCATTGAGTGCTCCTACCAATGGAGGAGTCATGACAACAGGAACCACCTACCAAAGTACTgctacctacagctgtgacaATGGCTACACACGTAGTGGAGATCAGACCAGGGTTTGTCAGGCTAGTGGAGACTGGAATGGGTCAGAACCTGCTTGTAATCGTGAGTACACTGTCTATAACCAGAAAGCTTGGCCATGTTTTGTTGTTTAGTTGTTGACTGTGGAGCTCTAACTGTTACCAATGGaacagtggacacatcctctggaaccaccttcatgatgactgctacctacacctgtaacaatGGCTACACTCTGACTGGAGACACCACCAGAATGTGTGGGGCTGGTGGGAGCTGGACACTCATGGAGCCTACTTGTGTTGGTATGTACAGTAGATGGTTATCTTGTCCTCATGAATGCAGAATCTGTCCctcagttgttgactgtggCCCCCTCACTGACCCCTCCAATGGTATGGCCGTTAATACACCCACTACCACATTTGAGAGCACTGCTACCTACTcttgtaacactggctacactctgacTGGAAATATGACCAGAACTTGTCAGGCTAAGGGAGACTGGAGTGGGTCTGCTCCAACATGTGATAGTACGTTATCATCTCTTGTTCTCTGTTTTGATTGCCTCTTCTTCCCTGCAGTTGTCACCTGTCCAGCTCTCTCTGACCCCAACAATGGAATGGTTGATGTGCCTAACAACACCTTCATGAGCAATGCCACCTATGCCTGTGTCCATGGCCACAATCTGACTGGAGGCAGcaccaccaggacttgtgggagtgatggagtgtggagtggcaGTGATCCAACGTGTACTCGTAAGTTAAATTATGTAATGATGATCTGAATCCATTCTCATATACACAATGTAGCTGTGGATTGTGGCTCTCTCTCTGACccctccaatggagcagtggacacatcctctggaaccaccttcatgaggactgctacctacacctgtaacactgggtaCACTCTGACTGGCAGCAACACCAGGACTTGTCAAGCTGATACAGACTGGAGTGGCAGTGAACCAGCTTGTGATAGTACGTAATGAACGTTATCATATCTTGttcattgtgtacattgttGCATTGCGGCCTCTTCTTCCCTGCAGTTGTCACCTGTCCAGCTCTCTCTGACCCCACCAATGGAATGGTTGATGTGCCTAGCAACAACTTTGGGAGCATTGCCACCTACACTTGTAACCGTGGCCACAATCTGACTGGAGATGCCACTAGGACTTGTGAGGCTactggaatgtggagtggcaGTGTAGCTTGTAATCGTAAGTTTAAACAACCTCGCAATCTCTTGTTTTTAAGAACCGTTCTTTCCTTTAGTTATTAACTGTGGCGACCTCACTGGCCCGGACAATGGCTTGGTCACTATACGTATTGGAAACTTTGGTAGCAATGCTTCCTACACGTGTGAAACTGGCTACATGCTGAATGGAGATATGACCAGAATGTGTCAGGATAATGGAGACTGGAGTGGGtctgctccaacttgtgataGTACGTTAAATTATATTGCTCTATACTTTATGATCTCATTCTTATACACTGTAGCTGTTGACTGTAGTGACCTCACTGACCCCACTGATGGAGCAGtgaacacatcctctggaaccacttTTAATATGAATGCCACTTAcagctgtaacactggctacaatCTAAATGGAACAAACGCTAGGACTTGTCAGGCGGATAGAATGTGGAGTGGCAATGAACCAGCTTGTGATAGTACGTTATCATCTCTTGTTCATTGCGTGTACACTGTTTTAATTGCCTCTTCTTCCCTGCAGTTGTCACCTGTCCAGCTCTCTCTGACCCTAATAATGGAATGGTTGATGTGCCCAACAACAACTTTGGGACCGTTGCTAACTACAcgtgtaacactggctacatgcTGACTGGAGATGTAATTAGAGTTTGTGAGGTTAATGGAGACTGGAGCGGGactgctccaacttgtgataGTATGTTATCATCTCTTGTTCATTGTGTACACTGATCATGGTCCTATTCCTTCCTGCAGTTGTCACCTGTCCAACTCTCACTGACCCCACCAATGGAACGGTTGATGTACCTAGCAACAACTTTGAAAGTACTGCCACCTACgcctgtgacactggatacaaTCTAACTGGAGGCAGcagcaccaggacttgtgggagtgatggagtgtggagtggcaGTGATCCAACATGTACTCGTAAGTTAAATTATGTAATGATAATCTGAATCCATGCTCATTCACAATGTAGCTGTGGATTGTGGCTCTCTCTCTGACccctccaatggagcagtggacacatcctctggaaccaccttcatgaggactgctacctacacctgtaacactgggtaCACTCTGACTGGAAGCAACACTAGGACTTGTCAAGCTGATACAGACTGGAGTGGCAGTGAACCTGCTTGTGATAGTACGTAATGAACGTTATCATCTCTTGTTCATTGTGTACACTGTTGCATTGCGGCCTCTTCTTCCCTGCAGTTGTCACCTGTCCAGCCCTCTCTGACCCCACCAATGGAATGGTTGATGTGCCTAGCAACAACTTTGGGAGCATTGCCACCTACACTTGTAACCGTGGCCACAATCTGACTGGAGATGCCACTAGGACTTGTGAGGCTactggaatgtggagtggcaGTGTAGCTTGTAATCGTAAGTTTAAACAACCTCACAATCTCTTGTTTTTAAGAACCGTTTTTTCCTTTAGTTATTAACTGTGGCGACCTCACTGGCCCGGACAATGGCTTGGTTACTATACGTATTGGAAACTTTGGTAGCAATGCTTCCTACACGTGTGAAACTGGCTACATGCTGAATGGAGATATGACCAGAATGTGTCAGGATAGTGGAGACTGGAGTGGGtctgctccaacttgtgataGTACGTTAAATTATATTGCTCTATACTTTATGATCTCATTCTTATACACtgtagctgttgactgtggtgaCCTCACTGACCCCACTGATGGAGTAGtgaacacatcctctggaaccacttTTAATATGAATGCTACTTAcagctgtaacactggctacaatCTGAATGGAACAAACACTAGGACTTGTCAGGCGGATAGAATGTGGAGTGGCAATGAACCAGCTTGTGATAGTACGTTATCATCTCTTGTTcattgtgtacagtgttttAATTGCCTCTTCTTCCCTGCAGTTGTCACCTGCTCAGCCCTCTCTGACCCCACCAATGGAATGGTCAGTGTGCCTAACAACAACTTTGGTACCGTTGCTaactacacctgtaacactggctacatgcTGACTGGAGATGTAATTAGAGTTTGTGAGGTTAATGGAGACTGGAGTGGGactgctccaacttgtgataGTACGTTATCATCTCTTGTTCATTGTGTACACTGATGGTCCTCTTCCTTCCTGCAGTTGTCACCTGTCCAACTCTCACTGACCCCACCAATGGAATAGTTGATGTACCTAGCAACAACCTTGAAAGTACTGCCACCTACgcctgtgacactggatacaaTCTGACTGGAGGCAGCAGCatcaggacttgtgggagtgatggagtgtggagtggcaGTGATCCGACATGTACTTGTAAGTTAAATTAGATAATGATCTTATGAGTCCATTCTCATTCACAAtgtagctgttgactgtggttccctgtacgccccctccaatggagcagtggacacatcctctggaaccaccttcatgatgactgctacctacacctgtaacactggatacactctgaCTGGCAGTaacaccaggacttgtggggcAAATGGAGGCTGGACTCCTAATCCACCCATTTGTGATCGTATGTTGCAAAAGTCTATATTACATCTAACATTTAATTACCACCTTTACCCTCtaagctgttgactgtggccCCCTCACCGACCCCTCCAATGGTATGGTTGATGTAACTACTACCACCTTTGGGagcactgctacctacacctgtaacactggctacatgcTGACTGGAGACACTACTAGGACTTGTGGGGCTGGTGGACAGTGGAGCTCTAGTGCACCTACTTGTAATCGTAAGCTTGTATGGTCTTATGTCCTACTACTGTACCATTACTCAATCCTTattctaaatattcgtacacCTCTTGTGCAtaatagttttaatttttggattaatacatgcatgctctcAATGCGAAAAATACAAAAATTTCCACACATTAATACGCTATACAATCCTCCTGATTCcccagctgttgactgtggagCCCCTCCCACCATTTCTGATGGTAGTAGGACACTAGCTGGTACAACATTTGGAGAGACGACCACCTACACCTGCACCACTAGTGGGTTCAGTATCTCTGGATCAGCCACCATAACTTGTCAGGCTAATGGGAGCTGGGAACCTGAGCCAGCCTGTACTATGGATCGTGAGTTATTGTCTGAGTGTGTTAGGCTGGTCCAGTTACTCTGTTCTGTGCAGCCATTGATTGTGGGACACCTCCCTCTGTCTCTAATGGCTCTCCTGGAGCACCCTCACCTGACACAATGCTCAATGGAGTGGTGACCTACACTTGTGTCAGTGGGTATGAGGTCTCCACTGGAGTCACCACAGCAATGGCTACCTGTATGGCTAATAGGATGTGGGAGCCTGTACCAACTTGTCAACGTAAGTTAATGTGATGCgtgtgtacagtattatatacactgccaCTCATTGTTTATATACACTCATTCATAGTCATAGCAACTATAGCTGACATTATAATCTGAGTATATTTTTCTCTATAGGCGTGGTTCAGTGTGAAGCTGAAATAGACTCTGTGTGGGAGCTTTCCTTCCCTACCACTTTGGCTGGCTTTTCCTATTCCCAGCAATGCCCACAATCTGGAAATGGAACAACTTTAGGTATCATTATATCATTCTATGTGACTGTGTGttgatgcatgtgtatataggtATTGCGACTCGTTTCTGTACACTTGAAGGTGTCTGGGAAGCAGTGAACACTGATAACTGCACTAGGGAAGTGATAATCTCACTTAGTAACACGGTGAGACTTTGCAGTTATTGCATGGCTTTACAAAAGAATAACTATATGCAATGCATGTCATCTATATATAGAACGTATATATACTATTGATAACAATCTTTCATGCACCAACTGTAGTTTCTATTCCTCCCCTTCAGGCAAATGAACTGTTTTCTAGAAATGCATCTCAGAACAATGCATCTCAGAATGAAGTTGACAACCTTCTTGTTTCTCTTGCGGAGGCTACTAGTGTAAATGCAACAGGAGACTCCACCATATTCCCCCAAGACCTCAGCACTACTAATATGATCGTCAAGTCAAGTGTGAACTACCTCGTTCAAAACGTTGAGATTGCTAGCCCTGTGTCTTCTCTGAATTTTAGTGAAGTAAGACTATAGTTATACGAAGCACTTCCCTTTTGTTTAAATAGTTGGATCTTGCAGGAAGTTATGAACATTTTCAACAATGTTCTTGATGAGAGGAATACCGGAGGATGGGAAAGATTACAAGAGGTATAATAATGGCACAGATAAACATAAATTTAAGTATcgtaatttatcggacacttctaattaccccggacactcttttgggcaattttcgttgttctaatacaacggacactccagtgctttaatattacatttgttctaaatatccggacaatactttgaaaagttgaattacattcatagacggcaagtaagacttagagtgctgcagttagatagctttgagtagctagttttagatagctagtgcaactattcagtcgcacactggtctattaaacttagctagctcgtgtgcagctgcttgcttgttctaattattccggacacttcgcatgctgtataaaaatctgttccaattatacccggacaatttccaaaataattattttttgctgtccgataaatttaCGGTATATACTTCAGGATTCTGCTGCTGAGAGTCAGCAATTGCTGTTGAGTGCAGAGTTATATGGTCAGTATGTGTCATTGGCACTAAGGAGTGAAGCTGTGGATACAGGCAACGTGACGGAGATCACACTTGTGAGAC comes from the Halichondria panicea chromosome 4, odHalPani1.1, whole genome shotgun sequence genome and includes:
- the LOC135334760 gene encoding sushi, von Willebrand factor type A, EGF and pentraxin domain-containing protein 1-like isoform X2, whose translation is MFVMQNWKDYKAAMSLGGVVLMMLIATGAMASGQQIWFTLRSTNYVITTNNTEILITDIGEDAVGGLPSLTCNTDLTACCRSNADNNGNGGLGQWTYPDGSVLLQNGGSMNAGQQFYFVRNAPQVIVLNRREANNSLTPTGSYCCTVPTSLGEMTFCANLVVCLSLPSLNNGWISYTDSTLGLNTVATHSCEPGYKLTGSTSMRTCTVSGWDGTALTCTAICNDLTTPTNGNGMIAYNMGTMDARPLNTVATYTLSCDTGYMLTGDITRTCVYGTWSGSDSTCELICPNLPVPTNGAVVYSDTTIPRAVGSTATYTCNTGYQMTELMVRTCSVSGWSTGGDPVCTAICDELILSNGVISYSPATSPILERTTATHSCTTTGYQLSSSTTTRTCQSDRTWSGIPIICEAVDCGPLSITNGAVDTSSGTTFMMTATYTCNTGYILTGGSMTRTCPANMMWSGSEPTCDVLCPREPLSNGMVTYSPSDDPPQPRAVATYSCDTGYELSGASTRNCVAVSGWSTSLPVCNLVDCNDLANPDNGAVDTSSGTTFMMTATYTCNTGYNIAGSDTRTCGATALWTPDSPTCAPVDCGSLTVPINGQVSTSSGTTFMNTATYTCNTGYTLNGVLTRTCQANGNWDLTVPTCDPVDCGPLSAPFNGAVNTSSGTTFMMTATYTCNTYNGSTTRTCGATGIWSGSEPTCAIYLTLGSTLYNTNNTEILITDIGEDAAGGLPYLTCHTDLTTCCRNTDNGGNGGLGQWTFPDGSVILHNGGSMSAGDQFYILRGAPQVVRLARRQGNNPLTPIGSYCCTVPTTGGDMTLCANLVLCSTLPLMNGVISYSDPTLGENTVATHTCEAGSALTTDVSTRTCGVTSNSLGGVGDWSGSPLVCAGGACPDPTDLQNGVISYSTVSANGYRRVTTVATYFRICTGVGLETGGTSVRTCSGGVWIGSEQPCIASNTTCSHHLTAPTNGMIGYNTETMDPRPVNTVATYTCITGYTVTGSNTRTCGSDGMWSGSKLTCTIVTCPTLTNRNGAVNVPSNNFGSTATYTCNTGYTINGDTTRMCQADGTWSGSEPTCQLICPNLPVPTNGAVIYSDTTIPRAVDSMATYTCTTGYQVTGLMMRVCTVSGWSTGDDPVCTAICPGLTLTNGVIGYTPATSPILEGTTATHSCTTTGYQLSSSTSTTKTCQSDRMWSGELLTCNPVPCGNPPTVINSGRTFTGTTFGAMATYSCNTGYQRSGSATITCQANGSWSAAPVCTVVDCGSLSAPTNGGVMTTGTTYQSTATYSCDNGYTRSGDQTRVCQASGDWNGSEPACNLVDCGALTVTNGTVDTSSGTTFMMTATYTCNNGYTLTGDTTRMCGAGGSWTLMEPTCVVVDCGPLTDPSNGMAVNTPTTTFESTATYSCNTGYTLTGNMTRTCQAKGDWSGSAPTCDIVTCPALSDPNNGMVDVPNNTFMSNATYACVHGHNLTGGSTTRTCGSDGVWSGSDPTCTPVDCGSLSDPSNGAVDTSSGTTFMRTATYTCNTGYTLTGSNTRTCQADTDWSGSEPACDIVTCPALSDPTNGMVDVPSNNFGSIATYTCNRGHNLTGDATRTCEATGMWSGSVACNLINCGDLTGPDNGLVTIRIGNFGSNASYTCETGYMLNGDMTRMCQDNGDWSGSAPTCDTVDCSDLTDPTDGAVNTSSGTTFNMNATYSCNTGYNLNGTNARTCQADRMWSGNEPACDIVTCPALSDPNNGMVDVPNNNFGTVANYTCNTGYMLTGDVIRVCEVNGDWSGTAPTCDIVTCPTLTDPTNGTVDVPSNNFESTATYACDTGYNLTGGSSTRTCGSDGVWSGSDPTCTPVDCGSLSDPSNGAVDTSSGTTFMRTATYTCNTGYTLTGSNTRTCQADTDWSGSEPACDIVTCPALSDPTNGMVDVPSNNFGSIATYTCNRGHNLTGDATRTCEATGMWSGSVACNLINCGDLTGPDNGLVTIRIGNFGSNASYTCETGYMLNGDMTRMCQDSGDWSGSAPTCDTVDCGDLTDPTDGVVNTSSGTTFNMNATYSCNTGYNLNGTNTRTCQADRMWSGNEPACDIVTCSALSDPTNGMVSVPNNNFGTVANYTCNTGYMLTGDVIRVCEVNGDWSGTAPTCDIVTCPTLTDPTNGIVDVPSNNLESTATYACDTGYNLTGGSSIRTCGSDGVWSGSDPTCTSVDCGSLYAPSNGAVDTSSGTTFMMTATYTCNTGYTLTGSNTRTCGANGGWTPNPPICDPVDCGPLTDPSNGMVDVTTTTFGSTATYTCNTGYMLTGDTTRTCGAGGQWSSSAPTCNPVDCGAPPTISDGSRTLAGTTFGETTTYTCTTSGFSISGSATITCQANGSWEPEPACTMDPIDCGTPPSVSNGSPGAPSPDTMLNGVVTYTCVSGYEVSTGVTTAMATCMANRMWEPVPTCQRVVQCEAEIDSVWELSFPTTLAGFSYSQQCPQSGNGTTLGIATRFCTLEGVWEAVNTDNCTREVIISLSNTANELFSRNASQNNASQNEVDNLLVSLAEATSVNATGDSTIFPQDLSTTNMIVKSSVNYLVQNVEIASPVSSLNFSEEVMNIFNNVLDERNTGGWERLQEDSAAESQQLLLSAELYGQYVSLALRSEAVDTGNVTEITLVRQNIVLSAMEVDPTSLDDIIFPEVVKVSEETGSAQSTISAALLAERGSQEGNVTAVNILFSNLEDFLPNTNLEMNTTRPVSQVISSQVFSNVKLNNSQTRATFRFTTQKFYEDEVVENARCVFWSVSSDAANSTWSTEGVTTVSVDEDEQMRVYNVVCESSHFTAFAVLVDVTGALNDTTPEIRFALSVVTYAGCFISIFFLLLSIFYFLTLRKELLTKVHNFIHLNLSISLLLGYVVFLSGVETAVANKVACVFVAALLHYLFTTVFFWMLCEGIMLYLMLVVVFNRISKKWWIFFIIGWVVPVIPVAISAGIIHDQYGTKEYCWIAVGGGDKGAIWAFVVPMLLVVLANIFFLLAALRSVYNLKKSTMQQTGKKESLQLFSQLFKATIILLPLLGLTWVFGLLSVNSSTIVFAWLFSIFNSLQGLFVFIFHVLRSEKVTNFLKQCRKRIDSTASTSTSGKYHASNPTSVFHLQRKVSMQDDEDSLKPMRLHRMI